CGTTGCCGACGCCTGAGAGCATGAGCAGCTGTGGAGAGTTGATGGCACCCCCACTCAGAATCACCTCTGTGCTGGCGTAAACCTGGAAGATGCACAGGTCACAGTTCCCACAAAGCCAGGCAGCACCCCGAGAACGTGGCCTCTGATCCCAGTCCCACGCGGAGGATGCTCAGCAGGCCGCTCTGGGAGAGCCCTGGGCAGGCACAGCTTTGACACGACCTGTCCTGTGACAGCCAGGCCGTCATGATGGTCTTAAAGCACCAGAGCACGGAGCTTCAGTGACCAGTGACATGCATGAAAGCGAGCACACACACGGTGGTATGAATGCAGCAGCAGCGAGCCGGCCCTTCCCGCAGCCGCAGCCCAATCCTGACGCACTACGGGGCAGGAAACAGTGGTGTGCAACAGGGAGTAGGTCCACATTTGTGGTTATTAAAGTCTTACACAAATCCAGTGATTTCTGCAAAGGTACGGAAGGAACCGGGGGGCTGCTCTGAGGTAGGAGGGGCAGATGCTCACAGGGACCACGACAGGCTCTCTGCATGTGGCTGGCCTGACAGCCACCTCCCCCTAGGCCCTAGAGATCAGAGCCCGACAGCTACCCACACGGAGCACCAGCCCCAGGGGGGACCACTCGTCACCCTCCACGTGCGCGGCCCCGGTCTGGCAGGAACTCACCCTGTGGCTCTGGCCATTCTTGATGTACTCCACACCCACGGCGCGGGTGCCCTCAAACAGCACCCTGGTCACAAGTGTCTGCGCCTCGGCGGTGAGGTTGGGGCGGCCCAGTGCCGGGTGCAGGTACGCACACGCGGTGCTCCAGCGCTTGCCTGCAGGACAGAGCAAGGACATTGGGCACAGTTCCTGGCCCCCTTTCCGGCACCTGCACAGGGAAAGGGGCTGACCTTCCCCAAATACCGAGCTCTGCCTCAGAAGGAAGGCTGAGACCACAAGTCCCTGCTGGACTGAAGTCCACATCCATTAGCGGTGGGAAAACATCTTCTGCTCTGGACAGGATGACAGGCCGGGAGCAGCTAATAACGGGGTGAGAACCCTTTGGAGCCAGGCAGGAGCCCTGGATCAACCCAGGCCTTGCCTCTGTCCTGCTGTGAGCAAGGCACTGTGGTGCCctatgcctcagtctcctcatctacaAGTCTCTTCCAACTTTGGGCTCTTTGGGCAGAGCTGACGCCAAGACAACAGAGGCCAGAGGCCTAGAGAATGCCCAAGAGTCTCTGTCTCCAAATCGTTTCCCACTGGCTGTGGGCTGTATCCTGTGGCCTCAGTCGTGCGATGCCTTGGTCGTCTGGGCCTCCTCCGAGCCCCTGTTTACCCTCAATGACCACGATGAGGGCAGGAGGGATGGAGCTGTGCTGGAGTGTAGctccctttattttaaaaaggggaaaaggaagaccCAGTGAGCCTAGGGATGGGAGCCCGCCCTACCTTGGTGGATGGTCATGTCCATCCATCCGAAGCCTTCCTGCTGGAAGCCGTTCATGTCCTCGGTGAGCGGGTAGCCGGCCTGCTGCGCTGCCTCCAGGAAGGCGTGGTGCAGCGGGTGGTTGGTCCTGCCCCGGGACACGTGCAGGGGGCCCTGGCCGCCGCGGTACGTGCCGGCGCCCAGCTCGTGGCTCTGCGCCTTGCGGAAGTAGGGCAGGCAGTGCGCGTAGTCCCAGCCCGCGGCGCCTTCCCGCTGCCAGCGGTTGTAGTCTTCGGCGTGGCCGCGGATGTAGACCATGGCGTTGAGCGACGACGAGCCCCCCCAGACCCGGCCGCGCGGCCAGTACAGCACCCGGCCGTCGAGGCCCGGCTGCGGCTCCGTGTGGTAGCACCAGTTGTATCTGTCATCGCACAGGTTGGCCACGAGGGCCGCGGGCATGTGGATCTTCCACAAGAGCCGCTTGCTCCCCGCCAGCACGTCCTTGGGCCCGGCCTCCAGCAGCAGCACGTGCTTGTCGGGGTCCTCGGTGAGCCGCCCGGCCAGCACGCAGCCCGCAGAGCCTGCACCCACCACCACGTGACTGTACTCGTCCCCGCTCCGGGAGCCCACGCTGGCCAGCGCGCGGATGCTGGGCGGCCGCTTCCGCCCCTCGGCTCCCAAGGGGCCCAGGCGCCCTACCCTCCAGCCTCGCGGAACACGCCACATGCTTCTAGCCCAGGTCCTCGCACATCCACCAAGAGGAAAGCAATGAATCACGTTCCTAAAACAGGAAAAGCAGCTTTAGAATTTTAACTCGGGATGCACAATGCAGAACTGGCCCAAAGCAGGACTGGCTGGCAGGACCCTGAACTGGGGAACTAGGAGGAGGGAGCCCTACTGGGAGGTCCATGCCAGGACTTCTATGTACAGGGCTGGAGGCACAGGGGCTCCTCCCCAAACTTGGGAGGAGGGGTGGTCCCCAGAGAGGCTTCTCATTGACAGGTGTAGGTGAACCCAGAGGCTAGGCAGGTGTCTGGCTGCTGGAATGCAGGGGAGGTCAGGGCTTTCTGCGCTTTGTAATCAATGCTCATCCCTTTAAGATGGTTGTTGAGTCGCTACCTCATGCCAGGCACCATTTCATCTCTAGCAATACCCAGAGAACAAGACATCTGCCCTCAGAGGGGATGGTCTGGGGCCCGGGAGACAGACCAGACTTAAGTAACTGAAAGAAGGTCAAGGTGTGAGGCTCCAggctgctgagctcagagcctgtgGCCTGAGGGCCATGGGAGGAGCTAGAAGGCTTTtcagcagggctggggcagagctACAGTCTTCAGAGATCTCTGTAGGGTGCTGGAGTTTGAACAACACAATGCCATAGCTTCTGGAGCTGTGTTTCTCAACAATGTGCAAATGAATCCCAGTAGTGCTCATTGCACAGGGGTGGAAAAGAACCA
The sequence above is a segment of the Meles meles chromosome 20, mMelMel3.1 paternal haplotype, whole genome shotgun sequence genome. Coding sequences within it:
- the CHDH gene encoding choline dehydrogenase, mitochondrial, producing MWRVPRGWRVGRLGPLGAEGRKRPPSIRALASVGSRSGDEYSHVVVGAGSAGCVLAGRLTEDPDKHVLLLEAGPKDVLAGSKRLLWKIHMPAALVANLCDDRYNWCYHTEPQPGLDGRVLYWPRGRVWGGSSSLNAMVYIRGHAEDYNRWQREGAAGWDYAHCLPYFRKAQSHELGAGTYRGGQGPLHVSRGRTNHPLHHAFLEAAQQAGYPLTEDMNGFQQEGFGWMDMTIHQGKRWSTACAYLHPALGRPNLTAEAQTLVTRVLFEGTRAVGVEYIKNGQSHRVYASTEVILSGGAINSPQLLMLSGVGNADDLRKLGIPVVCHLPGVGQNLQDHLEVYIQQACTHPITLHSAQKPLRKVRIGLEWLWKFTGDGATAHLETGGFIRSRPGVPHPDIQFHFLPSQVIDHGRVPTQQEAYQVHVGTMRGTSVGWLKLRSANPQDHPVIQPNYLSTETDINDFRQCVKLTREIFAQKALAPFRGKELQPGSNVQSDEEIDAFVRAKADSAYHPSCTCKMGQPSDPMAVVDPQTRVLGVQNLRVVDASIMPSVVSGNLNAPTIMIAEKAADIIRGQPALWDKDVPVYKPGTVATQR